In one Candidatus Poribacteria bacterium genomic region, the following are encoded:
- a CDS encoding ABC transporter ATP-binding protein: MISVRNVTKSFGGKNVLNGLSLEIPRGETIVVMGRSGSGKSVLLKIITGLMAADSGEIWFDGTEISRLGTKEVNIIRRNIGMLFQSAALFDSMTVAENIAFMLDQHTDLSKQDIRKIVDEKLSLVDLSGVQELRPAELSGGMRKRVGLARALAFNPEVILYDEPTTGLDPVTCTEINQLINDLHEKLNVTSVVVTHDMHSAFSVATRMAMIHEGKQIAYGTPDEIINNENPVLQQFILFGAPDQILNMENPILKRYLGR; the protein is encoded by the coding sequence ATGATTTCAGTTAGAAATGTCACCAAAAGCTTCGGCGGAAAAAACGTTTTGAACGGGTTGAGCCTTGAGATTCCACGCGGTGAAACGATCGTAGTTATGGGGCGAAGCGGGTCTGGAAAAAGTGTTTTGCTCAAGATTATTACTGGATTAATGGCCGCCGATTCCGGAGAGATTTGGTTTGATGGTACGGAGATCTCGCGCCTCGGCACCAAAGAAGTCAATATCATCCGTCGAAACATTGGAATGCTTTTCCAATCTGCTGCGCTGTTTGATTCGATGACTGTCGCAGAAAATATTGCTTTTATGCTTGATCAGCATACAGACCTCAGCAAGCAGGATATCCGTAAAATTGTTGATGAAAAGCTCAGTCTTGTTGATTTAAGTGGTGTTCAGGAGTTACGTCCGGCCGAATTAAGCGGTGGTATGCGAAAACGTGTTGGACTCGCACGCGCACTCGCCTTCAATCCGGAAGTTATTTTATACGATGAACCTACGACTGGACTTGATCCGGTTACATGCACTGAAATCAATCAACTCATCAACGATCTACACGAAAAGTTGAATGTTACCTCTGTTGTGGTGACACACGATATGCACAGTGCTTTTAGTGTCGCGACTCGGATGGCTATGATTCATGAAGGTAAACAGATTGCCTACGGGACTCCCGATGAAATTATCAACAACGAGAATCCTGTTTTGCAGCAGTTTATTCTATTTGGAGCACCAGACCAGATTCTCAACATGGAAAA
- a CDS encoding ABC transporter permease: MDQQSTIHESSGGVYHSIKSRLHRVLSEIGQAFTLFFQTLFQIFRPPFQFDLLIKQLLLIGFNSLAVVIVSGFFTGMVLGVQGYIQLKPYAVEGSVARFVCVSVVKELGPMITAFVLAGRIGASITAELSTMKVTEQIDALEVMGTNPVKYLVVPRFLACSIMLPTLTIFSTFAGIAGGFIAVVTLFDVNGYFFLSEVQKNLFVGSVLISLIKATSFGMAIAAVGCYKGFSISSAGGAEGVGIATTGSAVISLIAILVLDFVLNHVLFNILGMV; this comes from the coding sequence ATGGATCAGCAATCCACTATACACGAATCCTCGGGTGGGGTTTATCATTCAATCAAAAGTCGGTTGCACCGTGTGCTTTCTGAGATAGGGCAAGCCTTTACACTGTTTTTTCAAACGCTCTTTCAAATTTTTCGTCCCCCTTTTCAGTTTGATCTCCTGATTAAACAGTTATTGCTGATCGGTTTCAATTCTTTAGCTGTGGTTATTGTTTCTGGGTTTTTCACCGGAATGGTCTTGGGGGTTCAAGGCTATATTCAGCTGAAGCCGTATGCTGTAGAAGGTTCGGTGGCAAGGTTTGTTTGTGTTTCGGTCGTAAAGGAACTGGGTCCGATGATTACGGCATTTGTGCTTGCCGGACGCATCGGAGCATCGATTACCGCTGAACTCTCCACAATGAAGGTTACAGAGCAAATTGATGCGCTTGAGGTGATGGGGACGAATCCCGTCAAGTATTTGGTTGTCCCTCGATTTCTTGCCTGTTCTATTATGCTGCCGACGCTTACGATCTTTTCAACATTTGCGGGTATTGCAGGCGGATTCATCGCTGTTGTAACACTATTTGATGTGAACGGCTACTTTTTCCTTTCCGAGGTTCAAAAGAACCTCTTTGTTGGCAGTGTGTTGATTAGTCTCATTAAGGCTACCTCCTTTGGAATGGCGATCGCAGCTGTCGGTTGTTACAAGGGTTTTAGTATCTCCTCTGCTGGGGGGGCAGAGGGAGTCGGTATTGCTACAACTGGCTCTGCTGTCATCTCGCTTATAGCTATTCTCGTCTTGGATTTCGTCTTAAATCATGTGCTCTTTAATATCTTAGGTATGGTGTAA
- the dnaB gene encoding replicative DNA helicase yields the protein MQAEAVETLSDKEAEQAVLGAMMTEKSVIPRVIALLGHTSEAFFTTDHQLIYTAILAVYERVSNADPVLVADELRRTNQINRTGGTSYLYELQAPIVETESTEFYADILYEKSTRRQLIQAGSQIREVAKDESIELSEILNQAQESVFEIGQDKAQRGFYPIQPLISDSIDAIEKLYHKSDRFLGVPTGFMDFDHMTSGLQPGNFIIIAARPSMGKTTLVLNMAQNIALEQERPVAIFSLEMPAQDIVMRMLSAESHIDFGRLRTGNFSEDYWRPLTEAAGRLAEAPVLINDNRGLTVQSLRAEGRRLKGEHNNLALIIVDYLQLLRGAGRYNSREQEISEISRALKVLAWELDVPIIACSQLSREVERRPNKQPQLSDLRESGAIEQDADLVAFLYREDYYEEEEAGDRVEANLMIKKQRNGPTGTVVLYFTKKQMRFENLS from the coding sequence ATGCAGGCAGAAGCGGTTGAGACTCTTTCTGATAAGGAGGCTGAACAGGCGGTACTCGGTGCAATGATGACTGAGAAGTCGGTGATTCCTCGTGTAATTGCCCTCCTCGGACATACTTCTGAGGCATTCTTCACGACCGATCATCAGTTAATCTATACAGCTATTCTTGCTGTCTATGAGCGCGTTAGCAACGCCGATCCGGTTCTCGTTGCTGACGAACTCAGACGGACGAATCAGATTAATAGGACCGGTGGTACAAGCTACCTCTATGAACTGCAAGCACCTATTGTTGAGACGGAGAGTACCGAGTTTTATGCCGATATCCTTTATGAAAAGTCAACACGCCGCCAGTTGATTCAAGCAGGTTCACAGATCCGCGAGGTCGCCAAGGATGAAAGCATAGAACTCTCGGAAATCCTTAATCAAGCGCAGGAATCTGTCTTTGAAATCGGTCAAGACAAAGCACAACGCGGGTTTTACCCAATCCAGCCACTCATCTCAGATAGCATAGACGCTATAGAAAAACTCTATCATAAATCCGATCGGTTTTTAGGCGTACCAACAGGCTTCATGGATTTTGACCACATGACCTCTGGGTTACAACCCGGCAACTTTATCATTATTGCCGCCCGACCGAGTATGGGCAAAACGACTTTGGTGCTGAATATGGCACAAAACATCGCGCTTGAGCAAGAGCGGCCAGTTGCCATTTTTAGCCTTGAGATGCCTGCACAGGACATCGTTATGCGCATGTTATCTGCTGAATCTCACATTGATTTCGGGCGGCTCCGAACGGGTAATTTTAGTGAAGATTATTGGCGACCCTTGACCGAGGCAGCGGGTAGGCTCGCGGAGGCACCTGTTCTTATCAATGATAATCGGGGTCTTACTGTTCAGAGCCTGCGTGCCGAAGGACGCAGACTAAAAGGGGAGCACAACAATCTGGCGCTTATTATTGTTGACTATTTGCAACTCCTCAGAGGAGCTGGCAGATACAATTCTCGCGAACAGGAGATCTCTGAGATCTCGCGTGCCTTGAAAGTTCTTGCTTGGGAACTTGATGTGCCAATTATTGCGTGCTCGCAGTTGAGTCGCGAAGTAGAACGCCGTCCAAATAAACAACCGCAGCTTTCTGACTTAAGAGAATCCGGGGCAATTGAACAAGATGCCGACCTCGTCGCGTTTTTATATCGAGAAGATTACTACGAGGAGGAGGAAGCTGGGGATCGGGTTGAAGCAAATCTCATGATAAAAAAACAGCGCAACGGACCAACGGGGACAGTCGTGCTCTATTTTACCAAAAAACAGATGCGCTTTGAAAATCTGAGTTAA
- the rplI gene encoding 50S ribosomal protein L9, whose translation MEVILKESIEGLGVPGDVLNVADGYARNYLLPMQLAVHATERNRRHFEHQKRVIDHQESKNREQAREIAAQIAGVTCTLSRRAGENDRLFGSVTPMDIAEALSAEGFDLERRFFELAEPIRELGVFMVPVRLHTDVHAELRVVVEREA comes from the coding sequence ATGGAAGTGATTTTAAAGGAAAGTATTGAAGGACTTGGTGTCCCAGGTGATGTATTGAACGTTGCTGATGGCTATGCGCGTAACTACCTCTTGCCCATGCAATTGGCGGTCCATGCAACCGAGCGGAACCGTCGACACTTTGAGCACCAAAAGCGGGTTATTGATCACCAAGAATCGAAAAATAGAGAACAGGCACGTGAAATTGCTGCACAAATTGCCGGAGTTACATGCACGCTAAGTCGGCGTGCTGGCGAAAATGACCGACTTTTTGGTTCTGTTACCCCTATGGATATCGCGGAGGCGTTAAGTGCTGAGGGATTTGATTTAGAAAGACGCTTCTTTGAACTCGCAGAACCGATTCGTGAACTCGGTGTGTTCATGGTCCCTGTCAGGTTGCATACCGACGTTCACGCTGAACTCCGGGTGGTTGTTGAACGTGAAGCGTAA
- the rpsR gene encoding 30S ribosomal protein S18: MAYRRRQRFHKIESFDYKDVDTLQKFINERGKIVSRRVTGLSAKQQRMVTRAVKRARNMALLPFTQ, translated from the coding sequence ATGGCATACCGTCGGCGGCAGCGCTTTCACAAGATCGAATCTTTTGATTACAAAGATGTCGATACGCTGCAAAAATTTATTAACGAACGTGGGAAAATAGTGAGTCGCCGTGTTACTGGACTCTCGGCGAAACAACAGCGAATGGTGACGCGCGCAGTGAAGCGTGCTCGTAATATGGCATTGTTGCCGTTTACGCAATAG
- the ssb gene encoding single-stranded DNA-binding protein, whose amino-acid sequence MASYNKVILMGNLTRDPEVKFLPSGTAVANFGLAMNETYTDQQTGEKKESACFVDVEAWGRQAEIVGEYFSKGRPILVEGSLKYDSWEAEDGTKRNRLKVRLMRFQFVGRRDEDEMSGGYANAQPAAAPTQSAPYQEAPAPQASSTTSSTDDDIPF is encoded by the coding sequence ATGGCAAGTTACAACAAGGTCATCCTGATGGGAAACCTTACCCGCGACCCTGAAGTGAAATTCCTGCCGAGCGGGACAGCCGTAGCCAATTTTGGGTTGGCTATGAATGAAACTTACACGGATCAGCAGACTGGTGAAAAGAAAGAATCTGCCTGTTTTGTTGACGTAGAAGCATGGGGTAGGCAAGCTGAAATTGTAGGTGAATATTTCAGTAAAGGCAGACCGATTTTGGTTGAGGGCTCCCTCAAATACGATTCATGGGAAGCCGAAGATGGCACTAAGCGGAATCGACTCAAAGTCAGACTTATGCGGTTCCAATTTGTTGGGCGGCGTGATGAAGATGAAATGAGCGGTGGTTATGCGAATGCTCAACCCGCAGCAGCTCCGACGCAATCTGCACCGTATCAAGAAGCACCCGCACCCCAAGCAAGCAGTACCACTTCCTCAACGGACGATGATATACCGTTTTAA
- the rpsF gene encoding 30S ribosomal protein S6, translating into MNPYELLLIITPDYDESEAETLTNQVKSIIENGGTLLKVDPWGKKRLAYPIQKRSEGYYVLYIFESAPGFVAELNQSLRVIETILRYMVVRYEDDIDKLKAELAAEAEQATPNSDGGSQDTATPE; encoded by the coding sequence TTGAATCCTTACGAACTCCTGCTTATCATCACCCCTGACTATGATGAGAGCGAAGCAGAGACTCTTACTAATCAAGTAAAGAGCATTATCGAAAATGGCGGAACTCTCCTGAAAGTTGATCCTTGGGGAAAAAAGCGGCTCGCCTATCCGATCCAGAAACGTAGTGAAGGTTATTATGTGCTCTACATTTTTGAGAGTGCACCGGGTTTTGTCGCTGAACTAAACCAATCTCTGCGTGTTATTGAAACGATTCTACGTTACATGGTTGTCCGATACGAGGACGATATCGATAAGTTAAAAGCAGAACTCGCCGCCGAGGCAGAGCAAGCGACACCCAATAGTGATGGCGGATCTCAAGACACGGCAACGCCTGAATAA
- a CDS encoding methyltransferase domain-containing protein — protein sequence MAKNRSENPYTSSHDATYTLGRTSHETTRLIEQSRIYGESTTRLCRRAGIAEGMRVLEIGSGAGDVALTLAERVGPTGQVIGVDVNAAILDTARQRAAEAGMRNVEFIAGDARTLDFPDKFDAVVGRFVLMYMADPRTAFAKLMAHVKPGGIVAFQEPEYTLYPAFIHPDTPLINQLIAWILEVFEHSGAHLDMGIGLYRAFIDAGLPPPAMHLESPIGAAEAWAGYRYMVTIFQSLLPLLEKYRLATAEQVGLDTLAARLRQEVLASKRPFLLPLHVTAHAVFPI from the coding sequence ATGGCGAAAAATCGTTCAGAGAACCCATATACGTCAAGTCACGATGCCACCTATACGTTAGGACGCACTTCACATGAAACGACACGCCTCATTGAGCAATCCAGAATCTATGGGGAGTCAACAACTCGGCTCTGCAGACGCGCTGGTATTGCTGAAGGGATGCGCGTCCTTGAAATTGGTAGCGGTGCTGGTGATGTCGCTCTCACGCTTGCTGAACGCGTTGGACCGACAGGGCAGGTTATTGGTGTAGACGTTAATGCAGCGATTCTCGACACAGCCCGTCAGCGTGCTGCCGAGGCTGGCATGCGGAACGTTGAATTTATTGCTGGTGATGCGCGAACGCTTGACTTTCCAGATAAGTTTGATGCAGTTGTCGGACGGTTTGTCCTGATGTATATGGCGGATCCTCGGACGGCATTTGCGAAACTCATGGCGCATGTGAAACCGGGCGGTATCGTCGCGTTTCAGGAACCCGAATACACGCTCTATCCTGCGTTCATACATCCCGACACACCGCTTATAAACCAACTCATTGCGTGGATTTTAGAGGTGTTTGAGCATTCAGGGGCACACCTTGACATGGGGATCGGATTGTATCGCGCTTTTATAGACGCAGGTTTGCCGCCACCAGCGATGCACCTTGAATCTCCAATTGGTGCAGCAGAAGCATGGGCGGGTTATCGATACATGGTAACTATCTTTCAGAGCCTCCTTCCACTTCTGGAAAAATACAGGCTGGCGACGGCAGAGCAGGTCGGTTTGGATACCTTAGCGGCACGGCTCCGCCAAGAGGTGCTTGCATCAAAACGTCCTTTCTTATTACCGTTACATGTGACGGCGCACGCAGTGTTTCCAATTTAA